CAGAATCACCAATAACATACACATCATGTGTTGATATATTTAACGCTTTCATAATTTGACGAACAGCCACACCCTTTGAGGTATGTTTAGACATAATTTCTAAGGAAGAGTCACTGGTTTCTACACAATTAACGATGTTTTCATATTTTTTATGGATGGTAGCTTTTATCTCTTTGAAACCTGATTTTTCACCGAATATAAGAAAGATGGTTGGAATCACGCAGTTTCCAATTTTTTCGCTTAGTTGTGGATCAATCACTGCTGAATCAACAAATTCAGCTACTTCTCCCATCGGGCGTGGTGAAGGAAAATAACGCCGTTTAACATCATTTACTTCTACTCGTTCGTTCCTTTTGGCTAATATTTGCATGATTCCTTTAGCCGCATGAGAATTAATCTCCTGTTTAAAAACTATTTTTCCATCCTTATCTGTTATAACGGCACCATTTTGGCTAATTCGAAAATCACCTTGAACTCCTAGTTGCTTCTCAACATATACAATATCATGATCTAATCGCCCTGTAGCAATAATAAATATACCACCTGAGTTCGAAAATAACTGAATTTTCCTTATGCTTTCTAATGATATTTCATTGTTTTTATCAAGTAATGTTCCATCTAAATCACAGATTAATACTTTCGTCATGCATACCCTCCTGTTGACAGTTCTAGTTAGTTGCGATTTTTCCTTTCCATGGCGGCTACTCGGTTCGTTGCGATTACAAACGGCAAATAAATCAGAACCGATAGCGCAATTAATAGAGCAGCTAAAATTGCTGCACGGTAGTCACCTGCAGTCGCTAAAAAGGCAGATAATACAGGCGGGGTTGTCCAGGGAATAAATACAACCGTTTTTGAAATCAGACCTATAGATGTAGCCAGATAAGCAATATTCAGATTCACAATTGGCACAAGAATAAGAGGTATCGCTAAGATTGGATTCAAAATAACTGGCAGTCCAAACATTAATGGTTCATTAATATTAAATAATCCTGGAGCAGCAGAAAGCTTAGCAACCCCGCGGTATTCTGCGCGTTTAGAAGCAATAAGTATGGCAACTAATAAACCGATCGTATTTCCACCACCACCCATCATCGCGAAACTATCGATAAATGGCTTAGTTACAATATTAGGTATATGAATGCCAGCCTGAAACGCTTCTATGTTTTCCTGAATAGCGGCTAATAAAGTTGGTTCCGTAATTGGTCCGAGGACAAAGGTACCGTGAATTCCTAAAGCCCATAATAGGTTTTGTACAAACATAACCCCATTAATACCGAGTAACCCTTGGTAGATAGCATCAAGTGGTGCTTGTATTGCTTTTGTGATTATTTCTTGCAGTCCCAAATCAAATAATGTATTGGTTAAAAATACTAATAGGGCAAACAATGTTAAGGTAAAAAATGCTGGAATCAGCGCATTAAATGATCTAGCAACTTCAGGAGGAACACTTTCTGGCATTTTAATTTGTAATTTTTTGATTCTCTTTAATCGTAAAAAAACTTCTGTTCCAATTAAGGCTGAAATAATTGCAAAAATTAAACCAGTAGCTGATGTTTCACTTTGACTAAATACACCTGTTACCTGTACCGCTTCTTCTTGATTTAGCGGGATAACTTCAACCATACTAGGAAACATGGAAACTAAGACTGCAACTGCCATCACTCCTGGTATCACGCCATCTTCATTGTAAGAGCGGGCCAGCTTATAAGCGACAGTAAAAGCTATCAAGATCGAAAGCAGTCCTAATGTACCGTTGTAAACTTGATTTCCGATTTGCTGATAAGCACTTAAATCTATAACATCAGCAAAAACACCGTTATTAGCGTCCAAAATTACATTATTAATTAATATAAAAAATGAGGCTACAATAACAAGTGGAATCAAAATTATGAAGCCATCTCGCACAGCTCCTAAATGACGCTGCGTAGAAAACTTCGTAGCAACTGGTGTTAACCACTGAGCAATCTTATTGGCTATTATATCCATTTTTTATTCCCCCTAGCTTAATATTTTTTCATACTAGCGGTTTACCGTATCCTTAATTTGTTTTAAAACACTTTCGACTCGCATTAAACCATAGTCCTGACTATTAATGACACGAACCGAAAGCGAATCGCCTAATTCTTTTTCCATTTGATTTTTCATAAAAGCAACTTGCGGACCTAATAAAAACAAGTCATAATCGTTTTCTGACAATAGTGAACGCGCTTCTGAAATGGATACAGCTTCTATTTGCAAATTTATTCCTTCTGTTTCTGCAGCATTCTTTATTTTTTGCACAAATAAACTCGTGGACATCCCTGCACTGCATGCTACTAATACACGCATAACACACACTCCTTTATAATATTTCATAGTTATAAACACTCCTAATCATTGGTGTTTCAAACAATCTATAGAGCTTTATCTTGCTGCATTGCAATAATTTCTGTTGCCAAGTCTTTTGCCAGCATTGCAGTCATTAAGTGGTCCTGCGCGTGAACGAATATAATGGATAGATCCACTTTTCTTCCATTAGCTTCTTGATGTAATAATGACGTTTGAATTTTATGTGCCTGAAGCAACTGATCATCAGCATCTTTTAACAATTGTTCCGCTTTTTCAAAATTTCCTTTTCGAACATTTTTTAATGCTTCCATCGTATGAGAACGCGCATCACCACTATGCATAATAATCTTAAAACCGCTTTCATTCATATCCATGGTTTCACCTCCTTGCTGTAAGCGTACCACAAAAAAGTATTTTTGTATATAATTATTCACCAATATTTATATTTTGGAGAATATAAACCAAACGAACTACTAAAACAAATGTCTTTTCTTATACATATATAATGGTTTAAATGTTCGTCATATTCAGATGGGGGCATTGAAAAGTTCCTATGGTTGTTACTAGTTTTGTTAACAAATCGCTAACATTTTTCTATAATAGGTTTACTTTTTCATATGATTGGAAAAATTATAAATAACCTTCCCTTTCTGGTCGCCTTGTATTTGAAGGCGATCTTTTTTGATAGAAGATGAATGACCTAATTCAAAAGCGGCAAGCTATGAAAAACGAGGCTACAATTTAATCACTTTTAGGCATTTAAAAAGAGACACTTTTGATAATTAACTTAGCCATCGTTTTGCCTGCAAATAGTCTAAAAAGTGAAACCTTCATTTAATGGAATTTTTATGAAGCTTGAAATTCAGGGCAACCTCAAACAAGGTCATGCATAAAAAATGGTATACTTACCTTACTTGATGAAAATAAGAAACGGATGGTTCGTTCGCTAATTCATACCATGCATTTTTCAGACAAATTCGATTTACTTAGGATAAACAAATGCCTGAATGTTACATAACCTGTATACTACAACCAAATAATCTTCATTTTGGAGTTGCTTAAAACCAATTTCATTCGTACAGGAACTTTAAGGAAATTCTAAATCAATGAACCAGTTGTAAGCTCGAATAGTTAGAACAATAATGGTCTTGAAACAAAGTGAATGAATCATTTAATATTAACCAGCTTAGGTGTTGATAACGATGCAAAAAAACAAATATCTTATCAGGGCAATCCTATTAGTACTAATAGGAGGGATTCTCCTTTTCAACTCCCTTCGTGAACCTGAACAATCATCGGAATACGTTCAAACCACAAAGGAAGAACAGAACCAAACAGATTTAACAACAGAAAAAAAGGCGATAACAGCAAACGAACATAAACCACGTCGTTTACCGCAGCTTTCCTTTTATATAGAACAGCAAGTTACGCAACATTTTTACCAATCGAGACACATTACCGCAATTGGTGATTCGCTAACACAAGGCGTTGGAGATGAAACCGCTCAAGGAGGCTATGTTGGAGCATTGCAAGAAATGTTAGAGGAAGCAAAAACCCAAACTACTTTTGATAACTTTGGTGTAAGGGGCAATCGCTCAGACCAGCTGCTAAAACGACTGGAACAAGATGATATCATTGCTTCTATACAGCAAGCGGATATCGTATTTATAACGATCGGCGCCAATGATATTATGCAAATATTAAAAGAGAATATTACAAATCTGCAGATGGATGATTTCGAAAAAGCCCGTATAGACTATGAAAAACGACTGGGCAAGATTATATCAAACATACGTGCCATTAATGCAGAAACAGACATTTATTTACTAGGTTTTTACAATCCTTTCGGTGAGTATTTTAAAGATATTAAAGAATTAAAACTCATTGCTGAAAATTGGAATAAAACAGGGGAACAATTAGTAAACAAGTATGAAAACAGCTCATTCATACCAATTATGGATTTATTTTCAAATGCGGAAGAACACTTATTTGCAGAAGATAATTTCCATCCGAATCGGTTAGGTTACCAACGGATCGCTGAACGAGTATTCGAGGTTATGAAGAATAAACATAAAAGAGGATGAATGGGATGGGGAACAGAATCAAACATAAAAAAAACAAAAAGTGGAAGTGGCTGTTTATTGGTCTGCTTGCTTTCAACATCACCCTGCTGATCGCATTTCTGACACTCATTTTTTGGCCCGTACCGCAAGCCGATTACCCGGAGCCAACTGCAAAAAAAACGGAAGCAAGTTCTGAATTTATTGTTCGTACAACAAAAAAGAATTTGAATGATCTAGTCAATGCACATATCGATAAATTGCTGGATGGTACCAATCATCGCTACCGTATTGAACTGGGAGATGATGTTCATTTGATTGGAGAATTGCCTGTTTTCTCATCTACTGTTCCTTTATCTGTTCATTTAGAACCTTTCGTTCAAGAAAATGGCGATATCATTCTTAAACAGAGATCTATTTCCATTGGACGATTAGAATTGCCAAACAAAAAAATCATGGGATACATGGATAAATACCTTCCTATGCCTGAATGGGTAACCGTTAATCCAAAAGATGAGGAAATATACGTAGCAGTCACTGATATACAGCTTAAGAGTAACTTTCAGGTAGCTGTTGAACATATTGATTTACCATCGAATCATCTGTCGTTTAAATTCCGTATTCCTTACCAAACATTAGGCATTGAATAAGCGAAGCTGGAAGGGACCCGGCTTCGCCTATTCATAGATACAAACTTTTTTTCAAAACATGCTTACACTTCATCCCTATGTGTAAACTATTGTTCATTCATACGAGAATAAATAATATATGATGACATAACTTGCTCTTCTTCTTTCTGCTTATAACAAGCTACTTTGTTACGGTTAGGATAATCTCCTAGCCTGCCTTCATAAATCAGCTGCATCCCCTCATGACTTCGAATATCTTCAGGGGTGACAAAGCAAGTAGGCTTCTTAATTTGAAAAGCACCAGCATTCTTTAATACAGTAGCGACAAATTGTGAGCAAAAAAATGCACATTTTCGATTGATTTCTATTTGTAGTAGGATCCCAATCAAACCGATAAAGTTATATCGATAGCGATCTTTTTCACGCTCTATTTGGTTGATATGATGTAAAATTTGCTCACGTTCTTCATCAGATACGTTAAAACGATAAACTGCACAATCGGATTTTTTTAAAAAATCACTGCGAATATCTTCTCGAACAAACCCCCCAATAAAAGGATTTTTTGGTCGCTTCCGCCCAAAGCTATACAGTTCTTTCAGATCTTCATCAAATCCGATCGAAACATGGTTCAATGATTGCTTTGTAAAAAAATGAATCGCCTTCGCTAAATTCGTGCCCGTATCTGTGAAGAGAAGGTAAATGGCTGTTTCTCCCAATACACATATCCCCTTCCAGCTATGATGTAGAGAGATGGTTCAAAAGGTCGGCTGACTGAAATGACATTCTGCCTGTCTCATCACCAATTTTGTACTGCACCTGTATGAATAGACCCCATTTTGCTGCACAAAACGGTAATGATTACAACAATGCTTCCTTCACCCTTCCTTTCAAACGCACTCATTTGCAATTGCACTAACCTTTCTTATACTATTACAAAAAAAGTCATTTTACACAAGTATAATTATAAAGTGAATCTTCAATCAGTGGAGGTTTTCATTCATCCCCCTCTGATTGTTAGCACCGTAATGGTATGGCCTAAAGGCCTCTGAACAAATCTGGTATTTAGATGCTGTTATCTCCCACTTAGACATGTTGCAGTAAAAATTATCCTCCTGAAGCGGGAGGTCTTACAGCATCTTATATACGGGATAAAAGTGAAACAATTTAATGGTTTTGTGTCTACTTCCATATACCAAAAGTTTGTTTGTTTCTAAAGCAAGCGTTGACGAATTCCTTGAAATAACGTAAGCTAACCTTGATTACTTTTATTTAATTGGAGGAAAATAACCCGAATGATTAATGTATCGAATGTTAGTTTACGATATGGTGATAAAAAGTTATTTGAGGATGTGAATTTAAAGTTCACTCCAGGTAACTGTTATGGATTAATTGGTGCAAACGGTGCTGGAAAATCCACCTTTTTAAAAATATTGTCTGGAGAAATAGAGCCGCAGACAGGTCATGTCTCCCTTTCTCCTGGTGAGCGCCTTGCTGTTTTAAAGCAGGATCATTTCGCCTACGAGGAATATAACGTTATTGATACTGTCCTCATGGGACATGAAAAGCTTTATGCAGTGAAGCAGGAAAAAGACGCCATTTACATGAAAGGTGAATTCACAGAGGAAGACGGCATGCGAGCTGCTGAATTAGAAGGCGAATTTGCTGAGATGAACGGTTGGGAGGCAGAATCTGATGCCGCTGTCTTATTAAAAGGGCTCGGACTAGAAGAATCCTTGCATGATAAGCAAATGTCTGATCTAAACGCAGACGAAAAAGTAAAAGTTTTACTAGCCCAGGCGTTATTTGGTAATCCTGATATTTTATTATTGGACGAGCCCACGAATGGTCTAGACATTCATGCGATTCAATGGCTAGAAGAATTTTTGATTCATTTTGAAAACACTGTCATCGTCGTATCTCATGACCGTCACTTTTTAAATAAGGTGTGTACACATATTGCAGATGTAGACTACGGAAAAATTGAAATCTACATTGGTAACTATGATTTCTGGTACGAGTCTAGTCAGTTGGCAACGAGAATGGCTCAGGAAGCAAATAAAAAGAAAGAAGAAAAAATCAAGGAATTGCAATCCTTTATTGCCCGCTTTAGCGCCAACGCCTCCAAATCCAAACAGGCGACATCAAGAAAAAAACTACTTGATAACATCACGTTAGATGATATTAAACCTTCTTCAAGAAAATACCCGTATATTGCGTTTACGCCTGAACGGGAAATTGGAAATGATTTATTGTCTGTTCAAGGTCTAACAAAAACCATTAATGGTGAAAAAGTATTGAATAATATCAGCTTTACCATGAATAAAGATGACAAAATTGCCCTAGTAGGCAGGGACGATATCGCGAAAACTACTTTGTTTAAAATTTTGATGGGTGAAATGGAACCAGATGCTGGTACGTATAAATGGGGTGTAACCACTTCGCAATCCTATTTTCCAAAAGACAATAGCGCCTATTTCGAAAAGAGCGACCTATCATTAGTAGACTGGTTAAGACAGTATTCAACTGAAGATGAAACAGAAACTTTTTTACGTGGATTTTTAGGGAGAATGCTATTCTCTGGTGAACAAGCTTTGAAAAAGGCCAATGTCTTATCCGGTGGCGAAAAAGTGCGCTGTATGCTGTCAAAAATGATGTTGAGTAACGCGAACGTACTTCTTTTAGATGAGCCAACGAACCATCTTGATTTAGAATCTATCACTGCTTTAAATAACGGGCTGATTAAATTTAAAGGGTCTATTTTATTTACGTCACATGATCATCAATTCATTCAAAGTATCGCCAATCGCTTAATCGAAATCACACCAAATGGTTTGATCGATAAAGAAATGGACTATGATGAGTATGTACAGGATAAGGAATTGCAAAGCAAAATAGCAGCTATGTATGAGGATTAATTAAAAGATCTATACCATAAAGTGAATCTTCCGTCAGTGGAGATTTTCATTCATCCTCCATTGATTGTTAGTACCGTGATGGTATGACCTAATGACCTCTTACGAAATAGGGTATTTAGGTGCTGTTATTCACGCTTAAACTTATGCAGTATGGATTCTCCAATTCTTGAAGTGGGAGTCTTACAGCGGCACTTTATATACAGGATGAAATCATAGCTAACGAGGAACCTAACTAAATCTAAAAACGAACACTAAATCGCCAATTGTGTATACTAAGTTTTAGCGTAGTCAAAATAGGTAGACTCCTGCAGGGGAACAGCTCGAGCTGAAGGTCCAGCAGAAAAGCGGTTTTTGCTTTCCAAGGAAGCTGAGCCGTGCCTTGCGGAAAGCGAAGTGTTTTGACATCGTGGTGATAGAAATTTTTTAATCCCAATAAGCCGAACAATTATAAATGGATTGTTCGGCTTTTGCTATATAGTATTTGCTTATGCCCTGACTCCTAATTTTTTACTGTTCTTGCTTTTGTTTTACTTTACTTAACATATCCCTCGTCATCTTATCTAGGTCGTATTCTACTTTAAAGCCCCATTCTTCAATAGCGCAAGTAGAGTCAAGGTTATTTGGCCAGCTATCCGCAATCGCTTGTCTAAATGGATCAACAGCATAATCTAATGTGAAAGATGGCATATACTTTTGAATCGATGCAGCAAAATCTTCCGGTGCGGCAGAAAAAGCAGATATATTAAATGCATTACGATGCTGTAATTTATTTGCATCTGCCTCCATCAATTGGATAATCGCATTTATGGCGTCCGGCATATACATCATATCCATGTACGTACCTTTACCGATATAAGATGTATAACTACCCTTCTTCACGGCTTCGTAATACATTTCAACTGCATAATCCGTTGTACCCCCACCTGGCAACGTGACATATGAAATAAGCCCAGGAAAACGAACGCCACGTGTATCCACACCGAAACGAGTATAGTAATAATCAGCTAATAGTTCACCAGACACTTTATTAACCCCATACATCGTAGTCGGACGTTGCAACGTATCTTGAGGCGTTTGGTCTTTTGGTGTTGAGGGGCCAAAAGCTCCAATGGAACTGGGGGTAAAAAATTGCAGCTTTAATTCACGTGCAATCTCTAAGGCGTTGACCAATCCACCCATATTGATATGCCAAGCCAATTTCGGGTTTTCCTCTGCTTTAGCAGATAATAAAGCTGCCAAATGCATCATTGTATCTACCTGATATTTCTTTGTCACATCAAAAAGCTGATCCGCATCGGTTACATCAACGACTTCAAAAGGGCCTTCAGCTATACGCCCTTCCGCCTTTCGAATATCTGTTGCTATAACTTGATCCGTTCCATAGATCTCTCTTAATTTCATGACAAGCTCTGAGCCAATTTGACCCAAAGCTCCCGTTACTAGTATTTTTTCCATTGCTCGAAATCCTCTCTAGCACTTATCTCTTTTCACTAAATAACACCAAGTTCTTTGCCAACTTTTTCATATACTGCGATTGCTTTATCCAACATTTCTTTGGTATGTGCAGCTGTTGGCATATTTCTCACACGCCCTGTTCCGCGTGGTACAGTTGGGAAAACAATCGACTTCGCATAAACACCTTCTTCGTTAAGACGTCTGCTGAATTCTTGTGTCGCATTTTCGTCGCCAATCATACAAGGTGTAATTGGTGTTTCACTATCACCGATATCAAAACCTAATTGCTTTAAGCCAGCCTTTAAATAGTCGCCATTTTCCCATAGCTTTTCATTTAATTCTGTGCTTTCCATGAGGAGCTCGACAGCCTTCGTGCTAGCTGCAGCATCAGCAGGTGAAACAGCCGTGGAAAACAGAAATGGACGAGAACGGACTTTTAACCAATCAATAAGGTTCGCTTTTCCAGCCACATAACCACCAATTACGCCAATAGCTTTGGATAATGTGCCCATTTGAAAATCGACTTTATCCTGCAGACCGAAATGCTTCACTGTTCCTGCTCCTTTTCCAAGAACTCCAGAACCATGCGCATCATCTACATACGTAATCAGGTCGAATTCGTCTGCAATCTCAACAATTTCCGGAAGCTTAGCAATATCGCCATCCATTGAAAATACACCATCGGTAATAACCATAATCTTATTATATTGTCCAGATTCGACAGCTTCTTTCGCCTTTTTTCGCAAATCGTTCATGTCCGAATGATTAAAACGAATAATCTTCGCTTTGGATAGGCGACAACCATCAATAATGGACGCATGGTTTAATTCATCAGATAAAATGGCATCATTTTTATCCATAACCGCAGAAATAGCTGCCATATTACAATTAAATCCAGATTGATAAGAAATAACCGCCTCTGTTCCTTTGAATGCTGCCAGCTTCTTTTCTAACTCAAGATGAAGATCAAGCGTTCCGTTTATCGTACGTACAGCACCCGCACCAACACCATGAGAATCAACTGCTTGTTTCGCTACCTGCTTCAACCTGTCATCCGTAGCTAACCCAAGGTAATTATTCGAAGAAAGGTTGATTAATGTTCGCTCGCCAATTTTTATTTCCGGACCATTCGGACCTTGTACAGGGTTAATTTCATTATATAAACCTCGTTCCTTCAAATCAGCAATATTGTCATTTAAAAAAGAATCTAACGCTTTACTAGTCATTTTACGTCCTCCTTTTATGTAAGTTTATGTTGGTTCCTGTTACATGAAACGTGTCATACTATAAAGTGAACCTTCCATCAGTGGAGGTTTTCTTTTATCCCCCCCCCATTGGTAGTACCGTAATGGTATGACCTAAAGACCTCTTACGAATCGGATATTTAGGTGCTGTGATCTTGCGCTTAGACTTGTTTCGCCAATTCTTGAAGTGGGAGTCTTACAGCACCTTATATGCGGAATAAAATAAATCTTTACCCCCCAAAGATTGTTAGAGACGCGAATCGGCATCTACTATCTGTTAGATGCCCAACGTATCATCTCTTGCTAGGATACAAGGACAGATACTGCGCCATTCCATGCGAGATAATGCTTATTTCATTTTCAGTTTAACACAAGTCAATCGAAATGTTTAATCGGAGAAAGCGCTAATTACAGGAATTTGTCTAAAAAACCACTTTTATTCCAATAAGCGATTGTAGAAAGATGTCGAACACACCGCAAAGATTGCAAATTTGTAAGATTTACCTGCTACATTGTCACCTAAAACAATGGTTTAAAAGCAGGGAATTTTTTATACTGAATCTAAGGTTATTTAAAACATGGGTGTTGAACAAAGGCGCAAGCGCCCGTTTAGCAACGTAGCGAATGGAACGAATCAACTAAAGATAAAGTGAACCTTCAATCAGCGGGGGGTTCTTCCATCCCCACTGATTGTTAAATAAACGAATTGAGCATTTAGGTGCTGTTATCTCCCACTTAGACGATTGCAGTACAGATTACTCCTGAAGTGGGAGTCTTACAGCTTCTTACTATGCAGGATAAAGATACCTAAGAG
This genomic interval from Virgibacillus pantothenticus contains the following:
- a CDS encoding PTS sugar transporter subunit IIB; protein product: MRVLVACSAGMSTSLFVQKIKNAAETEGINLQIEAVSISEARSLLSENDYDLFLLGPQVAFMKNQMEKELGDSLSVRVINSQDYGLMRVESVLKQIKDTVNR
- a CDS encoding YpmS family protein, whose translation is MGNRIKHKKNKKWKWLFIGLLAFNITLLIAFLTLIFWPVPQADYPEPTAKKTEASSEFIVRTTKKNLNDLVNAHIDKLLDGTNHRYRIELGDDVHLIGELPVFSSTVPLSVHLEPFVQENGDIILKQRSISIGRLELPNKKIMGYMDKYLPMPEWVTVNPKDEEIYVAVTDIQLKSNFQVAVEHIDLPSNHLSFKFRIPYQTLGIE
- a CDS encoding Cof-type HAD-IIB family hydrolase, giving the protein MTKVLICDLDGTLLDKNNEISLESIRKIQLFSNSGGIFIIATGRLDHDIVYVEKQLGVQGDFRISQNGAVITDKDGKIVFKQEINSHAAKGIMQILAKRNERVEVNDVKRRYFPSPRPMGEVAEFVDSAVIDPQLSEKIGNCVIPTIFLIFGEKSGFKEIKATIHKKYENIVNCVETSDSSLEIMSKHTSKGVAVRQIMKALNISTHDVYVIGDSENDISMFETAGYSFAIDSASDQVKQKADEIQKTVVDCIEVIMRKTPKN
- a CDS encoding SGNH/GDSL hydrolase family protein, with protein sequence MQKNKYLIRAILLVLIGGILLFNSLREPEQSSEYVQTTKEEQNQTDLTTEKKAITANEHKPRRLPQLSFYIEQQVTQHFYQSRHITAIGDSLTQGVGDETAQGGYVGALQEMLEEAKTQTTFDNFGVRGNRSDQLLKRLEQDDIIASIQQADIVFITIGANDIMQILKENITNLQMDDFEKARIDYEKRLGKIISNIRAINAETDIYLLGFYNPFGEYFKDIKELKLIAENWNKTGEQLVNKYENSSFIPIMDLFSNAEEHLFAEDNFHPNRLGYQRIAERVFEVMKNKHKRG
- a CDS encoding PTS sugar transporter subunit IIC, which encodes MDIIANKIAQWLTPVATKFSTQRHLGAVRDGFIILIPLVIVASFFILINNVILDANNGVFADVIDLSAYQQIGNQVYNGTLGLLSILIAFTVAYKLARSYNEDGVIPGVMAVAVLVSMFPSMVEVIPLNQEEAVQVTGVFSQSETSATGLIFAIISALIGTEVFLRLKRIKKLQIKMPESVPPEVARSFNALIPAFFTLTLFALLVFLTNTLFDLGLQEIITKAIQAPLDAIYQGLLGINGVMFVQNLLWALGIHGTFVLGPITEPTLLAAIQENIEAFQAGIHIPNIVTKPFIDSFAMMGGGGNTIGLLVAILIASKRAEYRGVAKLSAAPGLFNINEPLMFGLPVILNPILAIPLILVPIVNLNIAYLATSIGLISKTVVFIPWTTPPVLSAFLATAGDYRAAILAALLIALSVLIYLPFVIATNRVAAMERKNRN
- a CDS encoding PTS lactose/cellobiose transporter subunit IIA; protein product: MDMNESGFKIIMHSGDARSHTMEALKNVRKGNFEKAEQLLKDADDQLLQAHKIQTSLLHQEANGRKVDLSIIFVHAQDHLMTAMLAKDLATEIIAMQQDKAL
- a CDS encoding ABC-F family ATP-binding cassette domain-containing protein, which encodes MINVSNVSLRYGDKKLFEDVNLKFTPGNCYGLIGANGAGKSTFLKILSGEIEPQTGHVSLSPGERLAVLKQDHFAYEEYNVIDTVLMGHEKLYAVKQEKDAIYMKGEFTEEDGMRAAELEGEFAEMNGWEAESDAAVLLKGLGLEESLHDKQMSDLNADEKVKVLLAQALFGNPDILLLDEPTNGLDIHAIQWLEEFLIHFENTVIVVSHDRHFLNKVCTHIADVDYGKIEIYIGNYDFWYESSQLATRMAQEANKKKEEKIKELQSFIARFSANASKSKQATSRKKLLDNITLDDIKPSSRKYPYIAFTPEREIGNDLLSVQGLTKTINGEKVLNNISFTMNKDDKIALVGRDDIAKTTLFKILMGEMEPDAGTYKWGVTTSQSYFPKDNSAYFEKSDLSLVDWLRQYSTEDETETFLRGFLGRMLFSGEQALKKANVLSGGEKVRCMLSKMMLSNANVLLLDEPTNHLDLESITALNNGLIKFKGSILFTSHDHQFIQSIANRLIEITPNGLIDKEMDYDEYVQDKELQSKIAAMYED
- a CDS encoding glycine C-acetyltransferase, producing MTSKALDSFLNDNIADLKERGLYNEINPVQGPNGPEIKIGERTLINLSSNNYLGLATDDRLKQVAKQAVDSHGVGAGAVRTINGTLDLHLELEKKLAAFKGTEAVISYQSGFNCNMAAISAVMDKNDAILSDELNHASIIDGCRLSKAKIIRFNHSDMNDLRKKAKEAVESGQYNKIMVITDGVFSMDGDIAKLPEIVEIADEFDLITYVDDAHGSGVLGKGAGTVKHFGLQDKVDFQMGTLSKAIGVIGGYVAGKANLIDWLKVRSRPFLFSTAVSPADAAASTKAVELLMESTELNEKLWENGDYLKAGLKQLGFDIGDSETPITPCMIGDENATQEFSRRLNEEGVYAKSIVFPTVPRGTGRVRNMPTAAHTKEMLDKAIAVYEKVGKELGVI
- a CDS encoding L-threonine 3-dehydrogenase, which translates into the protein MEKILVTGALGQIGSELVMKLREIYGTDQVIATDIRKAEGRIAEGPFEVVDVTDADQLFDVTKKYQVDTMMHLAALLSAKAEENPKLAWHINMGGLVNALEIARELKLQFFTPSSIGAFGPSTPKDQTPQDTLQRPTTMYGVNKVSGELLADYYYTRFGVDTRGVRFPGLISYVTLPGGGTTDYAVEMYYEAVKKGSYTSYIGKGTYMDMMYMPDAINAIIQLMEADANKLQHRNAFNISAFSAAPEDFAASIQKYMPSFTLDYAVDPFRQAIADSWPNNLDSTCAIEEWGFKVEYDLDKMTRDMLSKVKQKQEQ